From Hydractinia symbiolongicarpus strain clone_291-10 chromosome 12, HSymV2.1, whole genome shotgun sequence, one genomic window encodes:
- the LOC130622660 gene encoding dual 3',5'-cyclic-AMP and -GMP phosphodiesterase 11A-like, with the protein MSNVATSAKMVSSPQNITKHDVESFLQANEIFTRDFVTKYLKSNPKFVDEYFLSYASMELFEEWYDKQVNLKLNRSRNKISKTPFNTSINEDGVYKIDTPAEAGTTERFLPYKDSSFHSRRKSEPIKKDGKKRNGGESSDKITELNSIRSLRKSHTLPKTKYRTISIDDNNNSNEYDKDPTTMSMKFNLDINSKPFLRKAQSAPTYKADLSQLIRSSVYSGSPTNKHINVENRMILKESDEQNFLVEIIKDVSKDLSLHRTCFRIVVNFGFMLNIEKASIYIMYKDNDSSVLRLELQHVTIEDGVRRGSLSRKFESSTDVPFGKGIIGYVASTGESLFCNDVKKNKLFDAVHDNWYDNSVRNALVHSVSGDNGETIAVIVAINSKGGDFSEEDKQVGGTFLSFCGSSITNAKIFELTKEEFDRNRALLELSHEVFEEQSSLNKVIQKVLNKAIEMFECRKCSLMLIDDPKESDDRRIFSKLFQMTSSESKAEHRFSKFQRDSMVFSSNFDPFIDGVSDPNVLNSRKDKKLILHSTPISSVQSGITQDKGNICIPIRNNVTQIIGVLKLSERVNGLPLTSNEEKLLEAFAIFAGLGINNCIMYDNILKGQARQKVALEALSYHTAARQSDVDRLKFSVIPSCSAFHLTSLTFDDFSLLDHEMLTASIRMFMEFGFLKKYQIEYEVLCRFLITVKNNYRRVIYHNWRHAFNVTQSMFAVLTTGQVSEQLSSSECLALLVGCLCHDLDHRGTNNEFQMKTDSPLAKLYGTSTMEHHHFNRAIMILNSEGNNVFGHLQSEEYRKIMKLIKHAILATDLSNYIRQRQTFSTAIKTHSFDTSKPENRAMLRSMLMTACDLSGITKPWDIQKRVVHLVTSEFFHQGDIERDKLNVEPKQMMDRKYILQLPKLQVQFFQMMGVPVYQILSEFNKNLAVLAEGAKKNKDKWQELSAQIEQGHVDPDIEPVLHPVKNEDEIFYA; encoded by the exons ATGTCAAACGTTGCAACGTCAGCTAAAATGGTTTCCAGTCCCCAAAATATCACAAAACACGATGTAGAGTCATTTCTGCAAGCAAATGAAATATTTACAAGGGATTTTGTCACGAAGTATTTGAAAAGCAATCCAAAATTTGTCGATGAGTACTTTCTTAGCTATGCATCAATGGAACTCTTTGAAGAATGGTATGATAAACAGGTTAATTTGAAGCTCAATAGATCGCGaaataaaatatctaaaacTCCTTTCAACACGAGTATCAACGAAGATGGTGTTTATAAGATTGATACTCCTGCGGAAGCAGGTACAACGGAACGATTTTTACCATATAAGGACAGTAGTTTCCACAGCAGGCGCAAATCTGAGCCAATTAAAAAAGACGGCAAAAAAAGAAATGGTGGAGAAAGCTCTGACAAAATAACCGAATTAAACTCAATCCGTAGCTTGCGCAAGAGTCATACATTGCCGAAAACGAAATATCGAACAATATCGATTGATGATAATAACAATTCGAATGAATACGACAAAGATCCGACAACGATGAGTATGAAATTTAACCTTGACATTAATTCGAAGCCATTTTTAAGGAAGGCGCAATCTGCTCCGACGTATAAAGCTGATTTGTCTCAACTGATTCGCTCTTCAGTTTATTCCGGTTCACCCACCAATAAGCATATCAATGTGGAAAATAGAATGATACTAAAAGAATCTGACGAACAGAACTTTTTAGTTGAAATCATTAAAGATGTATCAAAAGACCTTAGCTTACATAGGACATGTTTTCGAATTGTAGTCAATTTTGGGTTCATGCTAAACATAGAAAAAGCTTCCATCTATATTATGTATAAAGACAATGACAGCTCTGTTTTAAGATTGGAACTACAACATGTGACAATTGAAGATGGAGTTCGTAGAGGGAGTCTTTCCAGAAAATTTGAAAGTTCAACAGATGTACCCTTTGGTAAAGGCATTATTGGATATGTTGCAAGTACTGGCGAAAGTCTTTTTTGCAACGACGTAAAAAAG AATAAATTGTTTGATGCGGTGCATGACAATTGGTATGACAACAGTGTACGGAATGCCCTGGTGCACTCCGTCTCAGGTGATAATGGAGAG ACAATTGCAGTGATTGTTGCTATAAACAGCAAAGGAGGAGATTTTTCTGAAGAAGACAAACAG GTTGGCGGGacgtttttgtctttttgtggATCAAGTATCACAAatgcaaaaatatttgaattaacAAAAGAAGAATTTGATCGAAACAGA GCTTTGTTAGAATTATCACATGAGGTATTTGAAGAGCAGTCATCTTTAAATAAAGTCATACAGAAAGTATTGAATAAAGCTATTGAAATGTTCGAATGTCGAAAATGTTCTTTAATGCTGATTGACGATCCCAAAGAAAGCGACGAT CGTCGAATATTCTCAAAATTATTCCAAATGACGTCATCGGAATCTAAAGCAGAGCATAGATTCTCAAA GTTTCAGCGCGATAGTATGGTTTTCTCATCAAATTTCGATCCATTTATTGATGGAGTATCAGATCCTAATGTTTTAAATTCAAGAAAG GATAAAAAGTTGATTTTACATTCAACACCAATCAGTTCTGTGCAAAGTGGAATTACTCAAGATAAAGGCAACATATGTATACCGATCAGAAATAACGTCACACAAATAATAG GTGTTCTGAAATTAAGTGAACGAGTAAACGGACTACCTTTAACTAGCAACGAAGAAAAACTGTTGGAG GCATTTGCAATATTTGCTGGTCTTGGCATCAACAACTGCATCATGTATGATAATATCTTAAAGGGACAAGCACGTCAGAAAGTTGCTTTGGAG GCACTCTCGTATCATACAGCGGCTCGACAATCAGATGTGGACAGACTAAAG TTCTCTGTAATACCATCATGCAGTGCGTTTCACCTGACAAGTTTGACGTTCGACGATTTTTCTTTACTTGATCATGAAATGTTGACAGCCTCAATACGAATGTTTATGGAGTTTGGTTTTTTGAAGAAATACCAGATCGAATATGAA GTGTTATGCAGATTTTTAATTACGGTGAAAAACAATTACAGACGAGTCATCTATCATAACTGGAGACATGCTTTCAATGTAACACAGTCCATGTTTGCTGTTCTAACG aCTGGACAGGTCAGTGAGCAATTAAGCTCAAGTGAATGCTTAGCTTTGCTGGTCGGATGTTTATGCCATGATTTGGATCATCGAGGTACTAACAATGAATTTCAAATGAA GACCGACTCACCATTGGCCAAATTGTATGGTACATCTACGATGGAACATCATCACTTTAACAGAGCAATCATGATATTAAATAGTGAA ggAAACAATGTTTTTGGACATTTGCAATCTGAGGAATACCGGAAGATTATGAAACTCATTAAGCATGCAATATTAGCAACAGATTTGTCCAACTACATCAG ACAACGTCAAACATTCTCCACTGCTATAAAAACCCATTCATTTGATACAAGTAAACCTGAAAACAGAGCGATGTTACGTAGCATGCTGATGACTGCTTGTGATTTAAGTGGAATTACAAAACCATGGGATATACAAAAACGG gtgGTACACCTAGTAACAAGTGAGTTCTTTCATCAAGGGGATATCGAAAGAGACAAACTGAATGTTGAACCGAAA CAAATGATGGATCGGAAGTACATTCTGCAGTTACCAAAATTACAAGTACAATTTTTTCAGATGATGGGAGTACCAGTGTATCAG attttgtcagaatttaataaaaatttggcAGTTTTGGCGGAAGgtgcaaagaaaaacaaagacaaaTGGCAAGAACTTAGTGCTCAAATCGAGCAAGGTCACGTGGACCCTGATATTGAACCTGTTTTGCATCCTGTGAAAAATGAAGATGAGATATTCTACGCATGA